A stretch of Penaeus vannamei isolate JL-2024 chromosome 18, ASM4276789v1, whole genome shotgun sequence DNA encodes these proteins:
- the LOC138864876 gene encoding uncharacterized protein, with product MCLRRSREAIRWAEGGGHLEASFVRTSIEGPGPCERRQEYRRRETGPCERLPASRRCIIWASALSGAAARNGTRVLFTLDEHTRLQRRPPLVPREQRRSFGFMAH from the coding sequence ATCGAGAGAAGCGATAAGATGGGCAGAAGGCGGCGGGCATCTCGAAGCCTCTTTCGTGAGAACAAGCATCGAGGGACCGGGTCCGTGTGAACGCCGGCAGGAGTATCGCAGGCGGGAGACGGGTCCGTGTGAACGCCTTCCCGCTAGCCGGAGATGTATCATTTGGGCGAGCGCTCTCTCAGGTGCCGCGGCCCGTAATGGCACCCGTGTGTTATTTACACTGGACGAACACACGCGGTTGCAGCGGCGGCCTCCTTTGGTGCCCCGTGAACAGCGGCGGAGCTTCGGGTTTATGGCGCATTAG